Sequence from the Streptomyces sp. NBC_00440 genome:
GTTGTACCGCGCGCCGTGGCAGTCCGGGCACGGCGTGTAGGTACTGGGCAGGAACAGCAGCTCGACGGAGACGAACCCCTCGCCCTGGCAGGTCTCGCACCGCCCGCCCGGCACATTGAAGGAGAACCGGCCCGCCCGGTATCCGCGGGCCCGCGCCTCGTCGGTGGCGCTGAACAGCTTCCGTACGGTGTCGAAGAGCCCGGTGTACGTGGCGAGGTTGGACCGGGGAGTACGGCCGATCGGTTTCTGGTCCACCGTCACCAGCCTCTTCACACCCGGAAGTTCCTCGGTGATCTCACCGACCAGGGTGGATTTCCCGGAGCCCGATACGCCGGTCACCGCGGTGAGCACACCGAGCGGGACCGTGGCCCGCAGGGCGTCGAGATTGTGCCGGGTCACCGGGCCGATCTCCAGCAGCCCGGACGGCTCCCGCGCCGAGCGCACCGGAGCCGGGGACTCGTCGAAGAGATAGCGCCGGGTCACCGAATCGGCCACGTCCGCGAGGAGCCCGGGCGGCCCGCTGTGCAGCACCCTGCCCCCGTGCTCACCCGCGTCCGGCCCCACATCGACCAGCCAGTCCGCACGGCGTACGACGTCCAGCTCGTGCTCGACCACGAAGACGGAGTTGCCCGTCTCCCTGAGCCGGTCGAGAACCACCAGCAACGCCTCGGTGTCCGCGGGGTGCAGCCCCGCCGACGGCTCGTCCAGCACGTACACGACACCGAAGAGGCCGGACCGCAACTGCGTTGCCAGCCGCAGCCGTTGCAGTTCACCCGAGGAAAGGCTCGGGGTGCTCCGGTCCAGGCTCAGGTACCCCAGGCCCAGTTCGGTGACGACCGCGATGCGCGCCAGCAGATCGGCGGTCAGCACCTTCGCCGTCTCGCTGTCGTGCTCGCCGGCCAGCACCCCGGCCAGACCGGACAGCGGGAGCGCGGCGAGTTCGGCGATCGTACGGCCGGCGAAGGTCACCGCGAGCGACTCGGGGCGCAGCCGGCGGCCCCCGCACAACGGGCACGGGGCGCTCGTCAGGAAGCGCTCGGCCCTGGCGCGCAGCGACTGGCTCTTCGAGTCCGCGAAGGTGTGCAGCACATACCGCTGCGCGCTCATGTACGTGCCCTGGTACGGGCGGTGGATGCGCCCCGCGTCCCGCACCGGGTGCACGGTCACCACCGGCTGCTCGTCGGTGAAGAGGATCCAGTCGCGGTCCTGCTGCTCCAGGTCGCGCCACGGCCGGTCCACGTCGTACCCGAGTGCGTCGAGTACATCGCGGAGGTTCTTGCCCTGCCAGGCCCCGGGCCACGCCGCGATGGCACCTTCCCTGATGGAGAGTGAGGGGTCCGGCACCAGCAGCGCCTCGCCGGTCCGGTGCACCCGTCCCAGGCCGTGGCACTCCGGACAGGCGCCGGCCGCGGTGTTCGGCGAGAACGCGTCGGAATCGAGCCGCCCGGCCCCCGCCGGATAGTCGCCCGCACGCGAGAAGAGCATCCGCAGCGAGTTCGAGAGCGTGGTGACCGTCCCGACCGACGACCGGGAGGTGGGTGCCGATCTGCGCTGTTCGAGCGAGACCGCGGGTGGCAGACCGCTGATCGAGCCCACCTTCGGCGCCCCCACCTGGTGGATGAGCCGCCTGGCGTACGGGGCGACCGACTCGAAGTACCGCCGCTGGGCCTCCGCGTAGACCGTCCCGAAGGCCAGCGAGGACTTGCCCGAGCCCGAGACCCCCGTGAACACCACCAGGGAGTCACGGGGGATGTCCACATCGACGCCGCGCAGATTGTGCTCGCGGGCATCACGGACACGGACATACGGGTCATGAGGGCTTTGCATACCGGAATTCTAGTGCCGCGGTACCGGAGAACCCGGGTGGCGGTTGCCCTGCGCGGCCGCCGTCACAGGCCGACATCCCGGCGCCGTACGTCGTCCAGCGACTCCCGGCGTACGAGCACCCGGGCGGCCCCGTCCCGCACCGCGACCACCGGCGGGCGGCCGATCAGGTTGTAGCCGGATGCCATGGACAGGTGGTACGCCCCCGCGGCCGGTACCGCCAGCAGATCGCCCGGCCGTACGTCGGCGGGCAGCGGCACCCGGTCCGCCACGACATCGCCCGCCTCGCAGTGCCGCCCCACGACGGTGGCCTCGGCGGGCCCTGCGGCGGAGCGGCGGCCCACGAGCCGGGGCGCGTACCCGGCTCCGTACAGCGCGGGCCTCGGGTTGTCGCTCATTCCGCCGTCCACGGCGACGAAGGTGCGCTTCCCGGTCCGTTTGACCGACAGCACCCGGTAGAGGACCACTCCGGCGGGCCCGGTGATGGCCCGGCCCGGCTCCAGGGTCAGCCGCGGTACCGGCAGCCCGGCCCGTGCACAGCCGTCGGCCAGCTCCGCGCGGACCCGGGAGGCCAGCGTGTCCGGACCGAGGCTCTGATCACCCGGACGGTAGGCGATGGCATGACCACCGCCGATGTCCAGCCGGCGCAGGGTCACACCGTGCTGGTCCCGTACCCGGGCCAGCAGCCCCACCATCCGCCGGACGGCGGCGGCATAGGGCTTGGCCGATGTGATCTGGGAGCCGATGTGGCAGTGCAGCCCGACGAGGTCGAGTCCCGGCTGGCCGAGGATCTTGGTCACGGCGTGCGCGGCGGACCCGTCGGTGAGGGAGAGGCCGAACTTCTGGTCGTCCGTGCCGGTGCGGACCGCCGCGTGCCCGCCGGCCGACACACCCGGGACGACCCGCACCATGACCGACCGGGGCGGGCCGGGCGGCACGGCCGCGGCGAGCCGGGCGATCTCCGACGCGCTGTCGACCACGATCACTCCGACGCCGAGCCGGACCGCCGCACTGAGGTCCTTGGGGCTCTTCGCGTTGCCGTGCATCACGATCCGTTCGGGCGGGAAGCCGGCGCCGACGGCGAGTTCCAGCTCGCCCGCCGAGCAGACGTCGAGCCCCAGCCCCTCCTCGTGGACCCAGCGGGCGACGGCCCGGCACAGGAACGCCTTGGCCGCGTAGACGACTTCGTCGTCGGGGAAGGCGGCCCGGTAGGCCCGGCAGCGCTCCCGGACCTCGGCCTCGTCCAGCAGGTAGACGGGCGTGCCGAACTCCTCGGCGGCCTCGGCGAGGGAGACCCCGCCGACGGTGACATCCCCGTCGGGGAGCGGGCGGGCGGAGGCCGGCCAGACGGACAGCGCACCGGCCTCGGCGGGATCCGTGGCAGCGGTCTCCGGGACGGCGGAGGACGAAGCGGAGGCGGCGGTGGCGGATACAGCGACAGGAACGGACATGGTTCCCCCTCAGCCGATCAGCAGATCGAGGCGGGTGGTGACGGCGGCTGTTCCGGTGCCGGCCGGGGCACCGGTGCGCCGCCCGACGCGGCCGGAGCGGGTCGCGGTGGGCGCGGAGAACTGCGGGTCGACGGTGAGCACGGCGACGCCCAGCGGCCCGACCAGGGCGCGCAGCGCCGGTTCGGAGAGCCTGATCCACGCCTGGTCCCGGCCGAGGGTGTTCCGCAGCCGCGCCTCCGATGTGAAGCCGACCGCGGTGCGCGCGCCGGGCGGGGTGCGGAAGACACGGGCCGAGCAGCCTGCGGGTCCCGGCCGGACGGGAACGAAGAGAGGCCCGGCCGGGGGCTGTTCGGGAGGTTCGGTGGCGTCGGCGTGGGTGCTCGTGGACATGGCGGCTCTCCTGGAGGAAGAAGGCGGTCGGTGCCCCGGCCGGGTCGGGCCGTGGCTGCATCGATGACGCTATGCCCGCAGGGGGAGGGGGCCGGTGTGCCGCTGACGGACACTTGACGCGCGGCTGCCCGGTACTGACGCGATGCTGACGCGCGGGCGCGGATGCGGGTGCGCGTACGGGCGCGGATACGGGGCGCGGATACGGGGCGCGGTCCGGCCGGCCGGACGGTGCCCGGTGCGCCGGGTCAGCCGACGTGGACGCGGGGCCGCCGGGCCGGATCGGGCTCCGCCCGGCGCAGGACCTCACGGGTCACCGGGGCCACCTCGCCGTGGCCGAAGACCAGGAAGCGCAGCAGATGGCCGACCGGGCTGCCCTCGGTCCAGTTGAAGTAGGCGTGCGGTACCCGGCCGGTGCGGTCCCTGAGCTGGAGGAGTACAGCGGCGATGGTGTTGGGCACTCCGGGGCCGACGACGCGCAGGATGCGCACCCCGTACCGTTCGCCGCCGGTCACCGGCATGCTCACTGTGAAGTCGGAGGAGTCCTGCACGGTGACTTCGAGGAAGAGGACCGGGCTCCCCTCGGGGATGTGGGTCTCCTCGCGCTGGCTGCCCTCCTTCGCGCGATACTCCGCCGCGTCGCGCTCGTGCGGCTCGTTGGCGATGACGCGCAGCGGCCCGAGCCGGGCGGCCGCGTCCACCAGCCGGGCGGCGGTGTCGTCGAACGTGACGTCGGCCGCGCGCAGTTCGAAGGCGCGGTGCACCCGGGACGCGAACGAGGTCAGCAGAATGCCGACGATGAACAGGGAGGCGATCTTCAGCCCGTCGGGGCGCTCGATCACATTGGTGACCAGGGTGTACGCGAAGACCGCCGTGATGAGACCGAAGCCGG
This genomic interval carries:
- a CDS encoding excinuclease ABC subunit UvrA; this translates as MQSPHDPYVRVRDAREHNLRGVDVDIPRDSLVVFTGVSGSGKSSLAFGTVYAEAQRRYFESVAPYARRLIHQVGAPKVGSISGLPPAVSLEQRRSAPTSRSSVGTVTTLSNSLRMLFSRAGDYPAGAGRLDSDAFSPNTAAGACPECHGLGRVHRTGEALLVPDPSLSIREGAIAAWPGAWQGKNLRDVLDALGYDVDRPWRDLEQQDRDWILFTDEQPVVTVHPVRDAGRIHRPYQGTYMSAQRYVLHTFADSKSQSLRARAERFLTSAPCPLCGGRRLRPESLAVTFAGRTIAELAALPLSGLAGVLAGEHDSETAKVLTADLLARIAVVTELGLGYLSLDRSTPSLSSGELQRLRLATQLRSGLFGVVYVLDEPSAGLHPADTEALLVVLDRLRETGNSVFVVEHELDVVRRADWLVDVGPDAGEHGGRVLHSGPPGLLADVADSVTRRYLFDESPAPVRSAREPSGLLEIGPVTRHNLDALRATVPLGVLTAVTGVSGSGKSTLVGEITEELPGVKRLVTVDQKPIGRTPRSNLATYTGLFDTVRKLFSATDEARARGYRAGRFSFNVPGGRCETCQGEGFVSVELLFLPSTYTPCPDCHGARYNPETLEIRHRGLSIADVLDLTVEAAAEFFAGTPAAARSLRTLLDVGLGYLRLGQPATELSGGEAQRIKLASELQRARGAHTLYVLDEPTTGLHPADVEVLMRQLHGLVDAGHTVVVVEHDMAVVAGADWVIDLGPGGGGDGGRIVAAGRPAEVAAAPGSRTAPYLTRALRGV
- the lysA gene encoding diaminopimelate decarboxylase encodes the protein MSVPVAVSATAASASSSAVPETAATDPAEAGALSVWPASARPLPDGDVTVGGVSLAEAAEEFGTPVYLLDEAEVRERCRAYRAAFPDDEVVYAAKAFLCRAVARWVHEEGLGLDVCSAGELELAVGAGFPPERIVMHGNAKSPKDLSAAVRLGVGVIVVDSASEIARLAAAVPPGPPRSVMVRVVPGVSAGGHAAVRTGTDDQKFGLSLTDGSAAHAVTKILGQPGLDLVGLHCHIGSQITSAKPYAAAVRRMVGLLARVRDQHGVTLRRLDIGGGHAIAYRPGDQSLGPDTLASRVRAELADGCARAGLPVPRLTLEPGRAITGPAGVVLYRVLSVKRTGKRTFVAVDGGMSDNPRPALYGAGYAPRLVGRRSAAGPAEATVVGRHCEAGDVVADRVPLPADVRPGDLLAVPAAGAYHLSMASGYNLIGRPPVVAVRDGAARVLVRRESLDDVRRRDVGL
- a CDS encoding SAV_915 family protein, which translates into the protein MSTSTHADATEPPEQPPAGPLFVPVRPGPAGCSARVFRTPPGARTAVGFTSEARLRNTLGRDQAWIRLSEPALRALVGPLGVAVLTVDPQFSAPTATRSGRVGRRTGAPAGTGTAAVTTRLDLLIG